The nucleotide sequence GGCGGCCCGATCGCACGACGAGCAGCTGCCCGACGCCCTGGACCAGGCTCTCGCCCGCACGGACCTGCGCCGCGGCGCGCGGTCCTGGTGGTGGGTTCCCATGGGCATCGTGCAGTGGCTGCTGCTGCTCATGGCCGTGGCGGGTCTGCTCTGGCTCACCGGGCTGTTCGCCCTGGACTACCTGCAGATCCCGGTGCCGGGCGCACCCGAGGTCCGGGACACCGGCATCCCGGTGCCCACGCTGCTGGTGGTCACCGGCCTGGTGGCCGGGCTGGTCTTCGGGGTGCTCTCGGCCGCCCTGGCGCGGCTGTCGGCCTCCCGACGACGGGCGCGCGTACGGCGCAGGCTGCGCGAGCAGATCGCCGACGCGGCCCAGACCCATGTGATCGATCCGGTCGAGGCGGAGCTGTCCCGGCAGGAGCGCCTCACCGAGGCCCTGGTGCGCACCAGGGGCTGAGGGCCCAGCGCCGGCAGCCCGCGGACCGTCGGCTCAGAGTCCCGGGCGGATGGCCTGGGTGAGCTGACGCGCCGCCGCCACGACCGTCTCGGCGTGCAGCCGTCCGGGCTGGCGGGTCAGGCGCTCGATCGGTCCCGAGATCGACGCGGCGGCGATGACGCGCCCGGACGGTCCGCGCACCGGAGCGGAGACCGAGGCGATGCCCGCCTCGCGCTCGCCGATGGACTGGGACCAGCCGCGGCGTCGGACTCCGGAGAGCATGGTGGCCGTGAAGCGGGCGCCCTGCAGGCCCTCGAGCAGGCGGCTGTGATCCTCCCAGGCGGTGAGCACCTGGGCCGCCGAGCCCGCCTTCATGGACAGCTGGGTGCCGACCGGGATGGTGTCGCGCAGGCCGATCGGGCGCTCCGAGGAGGCCACGCAGACGCGCCATTCTCCCTGGCGCCTGAAGATCTGCGCGGACTCGCCGGTGGCATCGCGCAGCTGCACGAGCGTGGGGCCTGCCGCGGCGATCAGGCGGTCCTCGCCGGCGGCCGAGGAGAGCTCGACCAGGCGCGGGCCCAGCACGAACCTGCCCTGGATGTCCTTGCCGAGCAGCCGGTGATGCGCCAGGGCGGAGGCCAGCCGGTGGACGGTGGGCCGCGAGTAGCCGGTGGCCGAGACCAGCTGGGCCAGTGAGGCGGGGCCGGCCTCGAGGGCATCGAGGATCCCGGAGGCCTTGTCGATCACCCCGACTCCGCTGGGGGAGAAGGAGGTCTCCGCCTCGGCGGAGGTGCTGCGGAGGGGGTCGGAGGCCCGCGGAGTGTCCATGTTGCGATACTACGTCTCAGGATGCGAGATGTCTTCCCATCATGTGGCGGAATCCGCGCGGCGGGCTGATCCTGTGTGCATGACTCCGGCGGCCGCATGGCCGCCCTCTTCCGCCTCGCCCCGATCGGGCGGGCGCGGAGCTCTTCAGCGGAAGGACCACCATGTCGACTGAGACCCAGTCAGCGCCTCTCACCCTGGCCGAGAAGGTCTGGCAGCAGCACCTCGTGCGCCGCGGCGAGGACGGGCAGCCGGACCTGCTCTACATCGACCTCCACCTGATCCACGAGGTCACCTCGCCGCAGGCCTTCGAGGGCCTGCGCCTGGCGGATCGGCCGCTGCGGCGCGTGGACCTCACCATCGGCACCGAGGACCACAACACGCCCACCGAGGACATCTTCTCGACGATCGCCGATCAGACCTCCCGCAAGCAGATCGAGGCCCTGCGCTCGAACACCGAGGAGTTCGGCGTCCGACTGCACCCTCTGGGCGATGACGAGCAGGGCATCGTCCATGTGGTGGGCCCCCAGCTGGGGCTGACCATGCCGGGCATGACCGTCGTGTGCGGCGACTCCCACACCTCCACCCACGGGGCCTTCGGCTCGCTGGCCATGGGCATCGGCACCTCCGAGGTCGAGCACGTCATGGCCACGCAGACCCTGCCGCTGGCACCGTTCAAGACGATGTCCATCCGGATCGACGGCCACCTGCGCCCGGGGGTCTCCTCCAAGGACATCATCCTGGCGGTCATCGCCGAGATCGGCACCGGCGGCGGACAGGGCTATGTCCTGGAGTACCGCGGCACCGCCATCGAGGAGCTGTCGATGGAGGCCCGCATGACGATCTGCAACATGTCGATCGAGGCGGGCGCGCGCGCCGGGATGATCGCCCCGGACGAGACCACGTTCGACTACGTCAAGGGCCGCCCGCACGCCCCCGAGGGCGAGCTGTGGGACCAGGCGGTCGAGCACTGGCGCAGCCTGCGCACGGATGACGACGCCGTCTTCGACGTCGAGGTCGTGATCGATGCCGACACCCTCGAGCCGTTCGTGACCTGGGGGACCAACCCGGGCCAGGGCGTCTCGCTGTCGGGGGAGGTCCCGGATCCCGAGGACTTCACCGACGACAGCGCCAAGGCCGCGGCGCAGCGCGCCCTGACCTACATGGACCTCACTCCCGGCACCCCGCTCAAGGAGGTTCCCGTGGATGTGGTCTTCCTGGGCTCGTGCACGAACTCGCGCATCGAGGACCTGCGCCTGGCGGCCGAGGTCGTCAGGGGCCGCACCAAGGCCCCGAACGTCGACATGATGGTCGTCCCCGGCTCCCAGAAGGTCCGGCTGCAGGCCCAGGAGGAGGGCCTCGATCAGATCTTCAAGGACTTCGGCGCGGACTGGCGCTTCGCCGGCTGCTCCATGTGCCTGGGAATGAACCCGGACCAGCTGGCCCCGGGGCAGCGCTGCGCCTCCACCTCGAACCGCAACTTCGAGGGTCGACAGGGCAAGGGCGGTCGCACGCATCTGGTCTCGCCCGTCGTCGCCGCCGCCACGGCCGTGCGCGGCACGCTCTCGGCCCCGTCCGACCTCGAGCCCGTCTCGGTCTGATCGGGCCCAGCGCCCGCCTCGCACACGTCCAGCACCCGCCCGGGCCGAGCCCGGCAGCACTCCAGGAGGACCCCGTGGAGAAGTTCAGCACCCACACCGGCATCGCAGCGCCGCTGCGCCAGTCGAATGTCGACACCGACCAGATCATCCCCGCCGTCTACCTCAAGCGGATCACCAAGACGGGCTTCGAGGACGCCCTGTTCGCCCAGTGGCGCACCCAGGACGACTTCGTGCTCAACCAGGACGCCTACCGCGACGCGAGCATCCTGGTGGCCGGTCCGGACTTCGGCACCGGCTCCTCGCGCGAGCACGCCGTGTGGGCGCTGCGCGACTACGGCTTCAAGGTCGTGATCTCGCCGCGCTTCGCCGATATCTTCCGCGGCAACTCGGGAAAGCAGGGGCTGCTGGCGGCCCAGGTCGAGCAGTCGGACGTGGAGCTGCTGTGGAAGCAGATCGAGGCCGAGCCGGAGGTCCCCACCACGGTGGATCTCACAGCGCGCACCGTCTCGGTGGGCAGCGTCACCGTGCCGTTCCAGATCGACGACTACACCGCATGGCGGCTGTCCGAGGGGCTCGACGACATCGGCCTGACCCTGCAGCACGAGGATCGGATCCGCGAATTCGAGGCCCAGCGCCCGGCCTGGCTGCCCACGACCCTCCCCGCTCGGACCTGAGGCCCTCGAGGAGGCGGATCGTGACCTGGGCGGATGAACCGCCCATGAGGGCAGTGCGAACACGCGGGGCCGTCCTCTCGTAAGATGGTCCCTCGAAGCAGCGCGATCGCTGCGCGCATCGAGCAATTGCCGTGGGCTCACGGCAGATCGGGAGACCATGTCCAGCGCACTGACCATCACGGGCGGGGTTCCGCTCCAGGGCACGATCAAGGTCCGGGGAGCCAAGAACCTCGTACCCAAAGCCATGGTGGCCGCGCTGCTGGGCGCCACCCCCTCGACGCTGCGCAACGTCCCGCACATCAAGGACGTCCAGGTCGTCACCGATCTGCTGTCCCTGCACGGAGTGGCGGTCGACAACGACGGCCAGGGCAAGCTGCACCTCGACCCGTCGAACGTGGTCCGGGCCCAGCACGCGGACATCGATGCCCACGCCGGCGACTCCCGCATCCCGATCCTGCTGTGCGGCCCGCTGCTGCACACCCTGGGCGAGGCCTTCATCCCCGACCTGGGCGGCTGCAAGATCGGCGATCGCCCCATCAACTACCACCTCGATGTCCTGCGCCACTTCGGCGCCAAGGTCGAGAAGCTCGACTCCGGCATCCGCATGTCCGCCCCCAACGGGCTGCACGGCGCCAAGGTCGAGCTGCCGTACCCGTCGGTGGGGGCCACCGAGCAGGTGCTGCTCTCCGCCACGCGCGCTCGCGGGCGCACCGAGCTGCGCGGTGCCGCGACCGAGCCCGAGATCATGGACCTGATCGCGATCCTGCAGAAGATGGGCGCGATCATCACGGTGCAGACCGATCGCGTGATCCACATCGAGGGCGTCGAATCGCTGTCCGGCTACAACCACAGCGCCATGTCCGATCGCATCGAGGCGGCCTCCTGGGGCTCGGCCGCACTGGCCACCGGCGGAGACATCTTCGTCGAGGGCGCCACGCAGGCGGACATGATGACGTTCCTCAACACCTTCCGGAAGGTCGGCGGCGATCTCGACATCCGCGAGGACGGCATCCGCTTCTCCCATCCGGGAGCGGCGCTCAAGCCGATCGTCGTGGAGACGGATGTCCACCCCGGCTTCATGACCGACTGGCAGCAGCCGCTCGTCGTGGCGCTGACGCAGGCCGAGGGCGTGTCGATCGTGCACGAGACCGTCTACGAGAACCGCTTCGGCTTCACCCACGCGCTGCAGCGCATGGGAGCCAACATCCAGCTGCACCGCGACTGCCTGGGCTCCACGCCCTGCCGCTTCGGCCAGTCCAACTACGTGCACTCCGCGATCATCTCCGGACGCACCGAGCTGCGGGCCCAGGACATCCACGTCCCGGACCTGCGCGGCGGCTTCTCGCACCTGATCGCGGCCCTGTCCGCCGAGGGCGTCTCCCATGTGACCGGCGTCGAGCTGATCGAGCGCGGCTACGAGCACTTCACCACGAAGCTCGAGGCCCTGGGCGCCACGTTCGACGTCGCGAACAGCTGATCCGCTCGAACCGCAGGGAGCTGCACATGGCCCGCACCCGCCGCTCCGGTCGACGCAGCGAGCTCAATCTCGAGCTGCAGATTCTCCAGCGGCTCGTGCGGCTGCCCTACGGGCTGCTGGCCCGGCGCCGCGTCGAGCATCTGGAGCGGATCCCGTCCGACGGCCCGTGCCTGATCGTGGCCAACCACGTCACCGAGATCGACCCGATCACGGTGGGGCTCAGCGTCGTCGATGCCGGGCGCACGCCCCGGTTCCTGGCCAAGGAGTCGCTGTTCCGCATCCCCGTGCTCGGCTTCCTGCTGCATCGGATCGGGCAGGTGCCCGTGCACCGGGGCACTCGCGACACCGCCCAGGCCCTCAGCGACGCCCAGGACCACCTGGCTCGCGGCGGGGTCGTCGTGATCTATCCGGAGGGCACGCTGACCCGGGATCCGCTGCGCTGGCCCATGCACGCCTACCCCGGTGCGGCGCGGCTGGCTCTGGGCCTCGACGTCCCCGTGATCCCGATCGCCCACTGGGGAGACCAGCAGATCCTGGGCCGCGGCAGCCGGTGGCGGGTGCACGTGAGCCTCCGTCCCCGGCGGCCGGTGCGGGTGCGCGTGGGCGAGCCCGTGGACCTGAGCCGCTTCCGCAGCACGCGTGCGCCCGGGCAGACTGGGCGCACGGATGCCGAGAGGGTCGCGGCCGTGCCGCGCGCCGCGGCCGCTGAGGCCACCGAGGCCATCCTGGACGCGATCGCCGCTGAGCTGTCCGTCCTGCGCGACGAACCCGTTCCGCCCACCCGATGGGACCGACGCCTCAGGGGACGACGATGACGCAGCATTCCGAGCAGCTGACCCGCGACGGCGACGCCGCGCAGGATCTGGGCGCTCCCGAGCCGAGGTGGAGCCCGCGCCGGGCCGCCGTGCTGGGCGCCGGATCCTGGGGAACGACCTTCGCCAAGATCCTCACTGACGCCGGGCTCAGCGGCGAGGGCCCGGCCCCCGAGGTCGTGCTGTGGGGCCGGGACGCAGAGGCGATGTCCCGCATCGCCCGCACCCGAGTCAACGAGCGCTACGTCCCCGGCACGCACCTGCCCGATCCGCTGCAGGTCACCGCGGACCTGGCCCAGGCCTTGGAGGGGGCGGACCTGGTCGTGCTGGCTGTTCCCGCTCAGGCCCTGCGCGCGCAGATGGCTGCCGTGGCGCAGCACCTCGAGCACGAGGCCGTGCTGGTCTCGCTGGCCAAGGGCCTCGAGCGGGGCACGGGGCTGCGCATGAGCGAGGTCGCGGCCGAGGTCCTGGCCGAGCAGCGCCCGGAGGGCCACCCGCTGGGCGGGCGCGACCGCGAGGGCTGGAGCCGGCGGCTGTGCATCGTCTCGGGCCCGAATCTGGCCATGGAGATCGCCGACGAGCAGCCCACCGCCTCGGTGGTGGCGGCAGCCGATCCGCAGCTGGCCGCCGATGTGGCCCGCGCCGTGGCCGCGCCCTACTTCCGCCCGTACACGAACACCGATGCCGTGGGCACGGAGATCGCCGGACTGACCAAGAACGTGATCGCTTTGTCCGTGGGCATCTGCGACGGCCGCCACTACGGCGACAACTCCAAGGCCTCCGTGATCACCCGCGGGCTGGCGGAGTCCACCCGGCTGGCCCTGGCGCTCGGGGCTCGCAGCGAGACCATGGCTGGGCTGGCCGGGATCGGCGATCTGGTGGCCACCTGCTCATCGCCGCTGTCGCGCAACCGGACGGCCGGGCGCCTGCTGGGACAGGGCCGCACGCTCGAGCAGATCGACCGCGAGATGACGCAGACCGCCGAGGGCCTGAAGTCCGCGCCTGCTGTGCTGCAGCTCGCGCGGGCGCACGGGGTCGACATGCCGATCACCGAGGCCGTCGTGGCTATCCTGGACGGTCGCATCACCGTCGAACACCTCGCCCCGCTGCTGCTGGGCCGCGAACTGAAAGCGGAGGCAACCACCGCATGAGCACCATCGATCCCGCAGCCGCTGAACCGCAGACCGCAGCCCCGTCGTCCCGCCCCCGTGTGGCGATCCTGTTCGGCGGGCGCTCCTCCGAGCACAGCATCTCGCTGGTCACCGCCCGGGGCGTGCTCGGGGCGATCGACCGCGAGCACTGGGACGTGGTGACCGTGGGGATCGCGCGCACGGGCGAGTGGTTCCTCTTCTCGCAGGACGAGCTCGAGGCGCTGCTCGACGAGAACCCCATCACCGAGCTGCCGGTCGGCGAGCAGATGGTCTCGCTGCCCATGGGCTCCGGCGACACCGAGCTGCTGATCCGCGACATCTCCGGCGAGGGCCCGGCCCAGGAGCGCCGCGAGCACATCGACGTCGTGCTGCCGCTGCTGCACGGCCCCTACGGCGAGGACGGCACCCTTCAGGGGATGCTCGAGCTCGCCGACATGCGCTACGTCGGCTGCGGGGTGACGTCCTCGGCCGTGGGCATGGACAAGCACTTCATGAAGGTCGCCTTCGAGTCGGCCGGGCTGGAGGTCGGGCCGTACATCGTGGCCAAGGACCGGCGCTGGCGCAGCGAGCCGGAGGCGGTCCTGGACGAGATCGCTCAGCTGGCGGCGCCCGTCTTCGTGAAGCCCGCCCGAGCCGGATCGTCGTTCGGCATCACCCGGGTGGATGACCCGAGCGATCGTTCGGCTGTCACCGCCGCGGTGGAGGAGGCCCGGTCCTTCGACCGCAAGGTGGTCGTGGAGGCCGGGATCTCCGGGCGCGAGATCGAGTGCGCCGTGCTGCAGGGCCACGGGCAGGACGCTCCGCGCGTCTCGCTGCTCGGGGAGATCGTCGTGGTGGACGAGCATTCGTTCTACGACTTCGAGGCCAAGTACGTCGCGCAGGACTCCGCGCAGCTCAGCTGCCCGGCCGAGGTCCCGGAGGCGACCGCCGAGCGCATCCGCGCGGACGCCGCCCGGGCCTTCGAGGCCGTCGACGGCGAGGGGCTCTCGCGCGCCGACTTCTTCCTGGCCGACGACGGCCGCGCCCTCATCAACGAGGTCAACACCATGCCGGGATTCACCTCGATCTCCATGTACCCGCGGCTGTGGGAGGCCTCCGGCCTGCCCTACGACGCCCTGCTCGACGAGCTGCTGCGCCTGGCCCTCGAGCGGCCGGTCGGGCTGCGCTGAGCCCGGCTCAGGTCTGCGGGACCTCGTCCACGGAGAGGCACTCGGAGTCCTGCGGCACGGTCGAGACCGCGCTGCCCAGATCGACCAGAGCGGTCGAGGACGGCACGACCGTGGTGTCGAAGGTGATCTCGAAGGCGGGATCGCGCCCGTAGGTCGTGGCCTGCCACTGGTTGTCGGACTCGAGATCGCGGATCAGCCAGTCCACACCGTTCACGCGCGTGCACAGATCGGTCGTGGGCTCCGGGGGAGTCACCCCGCAGCGCACGACGGCCGCCGAGGGATCCCCGTAGGCCGTGGTGCCCTGGCTCGAGGTCTGGCGCTGGTCCTGCCCGCTGATCTGCTCCGGCATGGCGAGCATGGCGGGCGCGCACTCCGGATTCGCGGCGTCCTCGGCAGCCTCGACCTGCGCGGTGCTCGAGCCGCAGCCCGTGAGCAGGACCAGGCCGGCGGCCGTCAGAGCCGCAGCGCGGAGGGGGAGCAGGGGATTCGGACCGGAGCGCATGGCCCGGATCCTATCGCCCGGCTCCAGCGGGCCTCGAATCGCGCAGAACCGCCGCACGGGACCGCCGGCACGCACGCCCTCAGGGCGCAGCGAGCGGCTGTGCTGTCCGCCCAGGTGGCTAGCGTGAGCCCCGATGAACCGAGAGGCGGCGCAGATGACCAGGCAGGACAGCACGGGCGGCTCGACGCTGCGAGGCCAGGGGCCTGGGACTGCTCGCGCAGCGGCCGTGGACGGCTCGTCGGAGGCTTCCGCCGAGCCGTCCACGGCTGCGGAGGCTCTCGCCGGCCGCAGCGTGGGGGAGACCTCCGAATCGGAGCTGCTCTCCGCCTTCCTGCCGCTGCTGCAGGGCGAGGACTCGCCGTACCTGCAGCTGGGCCCTGGTGATGACTGCGCGGTGATCGCCGCCCCGGACGGGCGCTTCGTGATCACCACGGACACCCAGGTCGAGGGCCAGGACTTCCTCTCGGTGTGGCCCAGCGGCGCACGGACCGGCGGTGCGGACACCGGTGCCAAGGCAGCCGCGCAGAACCTGGCGGATGCCGCGGCCATGGGGGCGGCGCCGTCATCCATGGTCGTGTCCCTGACCCTCCCGGCGCAGACTCCGTGCCAGTGGGTCCTGGACTTCGCCCGCGGGCTGCGCGGCGGGATCCAGGCCTGCGGGGCACCGCAGCTGTCGGTGGCTGGAGGTGATCTGGGCGGGGGCGAGCAGATCTCCGTGACCGTGACGGTGACCGGGGATCTGCAGGGCCGCGAGCCCGTGCGCCGCTCGGGAGCCGCGCCGGGGCAGCGTCTTGTGCTGGCCGGGACAGTCGGGCGCGCGGCGGCCGGCTTGGCGCTGCTGCTCTCGAGCGACTACCGCCCCGGGGAGGATGCCGTCCTGGATGAGATCGCCGGCTGGCAGCTGCGGCCCGTGAGCCCCGTCCCGGCAGGCGCGCGGCTGGCGCAGGCAGGGGCCACCGCCATGATCGACGTCTCCGACGGCCTCGTGCGCGACGGCGGACGGATCGCCTCGGCCTCCGGTGTGCACCTGGAGCTGGATCCCCAGTCCCTGCAGGAGCTTGTCGAGCCCCTGCGGC is from Kocuria palustris and encodes:
- the thiL gene encoding thiamine-phosphate kinase, with protein sequence MTRQDSTGGSTLRGQGPGTARAAAVDGSSEASAEPSTAAEALAGRSVGETSESELLSAFLPLLQGEDSPYLQLGPGDDCAVIAAPDGRFVITTDTQVEGQDFLSVWPSGARTGGADTGAKAAAQNLADAAAMGAAPSSMVVSLTLPAQTPCQWVLDFARGLRGGIQACGAPQLSVAGGDLGGGEQISVTVTVTGDLQGREPVRRSGAAPGQRLVLAGTVGRAAAGLALLLSSDYRPGEDAVLDEIAGWQLRPVSPVPAGARLAQAGATAMIDVSDGLVRDGGRIASASGVHLELDPQSLQELVEPLRPAAELLGADPLEWVLAGGEDHGLLACLPADAQVPEGVRAIGSVRLPGAPSGGPAAGPPGRAQPQEPVGGWGVSVAGDDANQLIGGSRSGGWDHFERAQHSEHGGRSAVVRPRRP
- a CDS encoding lysophospholipid acyltransferase family protein encodes the protein MARTRRSGRRSELNLELQILQRLVRLPYGLLARRRVEHLERIPSDGPCLIVANHVTEIDPITVGLSVVDAGRTPRFLAKESLFRIPVLGFLLHRIGQVPVHRGTRDTAQALSDAQDHLARGGVVVIYPEGTLTRDPLRWPMHAYPGAARLALGLDVPVIPIAHWGDQQILGRGSRWRVHVSLRPRRPVRVRVGEPVDLSRFRSTRAPGQTGRTDAERVAAVPRAAAAEATEAILDAIAAELSVLRDEPVPPTRWDRRLRGRR
- the leuD gene encoding 3-isopropylmalate dehydratase small subunit, with protein sequence MEKFSTHTGIAAPLRQSNVDTDQIIPAVYLKRITKTGFEDALFAQWRTQDDFVLNQDAYRDASILVAGPDFGTGSSREHAVWALRDYGFKVVISPRFADIFRGNSGKQGLLAAQVEQSDVELLWKQIEAEPEVPTTVDLTARTVSVGSVTVPFQIDDYTAWRLSEGLDDIGLTLQHEDRIREFEAQRPAWLPTTLPART
- a CDS encoding IclR family transcriptional regulator, which produces MDTPRASDPLRSTSAEAETSFSPSGVGVIDKASGILDALEAGPASLAQLVSATGYSRPTVHRLASALAHHRLLGKDIQGRFVLGPRLVELSSAAGEDRLIAAAGPTLVQLRDATGESAQIFRRQGEWRVCVASSERPIGLRDTIPVGTQLSMKAGSAAQVLTAWEDHSRLLEGLQGARFTATMLSGVRRRGWSQSIGEREAGIASVSAPVRGPSGRVIAAASISGPIERLTRQPGRLHAETVVAAARQLTQAIRPGL
- a CDS encoding D-alanine--D-alanine ligase family protein, which translates into the protein MSTIDPAAAEPQTAAPSSRPRVAILFGGRSSEHSISLVTARGVLGAIDREHWDVVTVGIARTGEWFLFSQDELEALLDENPITELPVGEQMVSLPMGSGDTELLIRDISGEGPAQERREHIDVVLPLLHGPYGEDGTLQGMLELADMRYVGCGVTSSAVGMDKHFMKVAFESAGLEVGPYIVAKDRRWRSEPEAVLDEIAQLAAPVFVKPARAGSSFGITRVDDPSDRSAVTAAVEEARSFDRKVVVEAGISGREIECAVLQGHGQDAPRVSLLGEIVVVDEHSFYDFEAKYVAQDSAQLSCPAEVPEATAERIRADAARAFEAVDGEGLSRADFFLADDGRALINEVNTMPGFTSISMYPRLWEASGLPYDALLDELLRLALERPVGLR
- the murA gene encoding UDP-N-acetylglucosamine 1-carboxyvinyltransferase, with translation MSSALTITGGVPLQGTIKVRGAKNLVPKAMVAALLGATPSTLRNVPHIKDVQVVTDLLSLHGVAVDNDGQGKLHLDPSNVVRAQHADIDAHAGDSRIPILLCGPLLHTLGEAFIPDLGGCKIGDRPINYHLDVLRHFGAKVEKLDSGIRMSAPNGLHGAKVELPYPSVGATEQVLLSATRARGRTELRGAATEPEIMDLIAILQKMGAIITVQTDRVIHIEGVESLSGYNHSAMSDRIEAASWGSAALATGGDIFVEGATQADMMTFLNTFRKVGGDLDIREDGIRFSHPGAALKPIVVETDVHPGFMTDWQQPLVVALTQAEGVSIVHETVYENRFGFTHALQRMGANIQLHRDCLGSTPCRFGQSNYVHSAIISGRTELRAQDIHVPDLRGGFSHLIAALSAEGVSHVTGVELIERGYEHFTTKLEALGATFDVANS
- a CDS encoding DUF3515 family protein; this translates as MRSGPNPLLPLRAAALTAAGLVLLTGCGSSTAQVEAAEDAANPECAPAMLAMPEQISGQDQRQTSSQGTTAYGDPSAAVVRCGVTPPEPTTDLCTRVNGVDWLIRDLESDNQWQATTYGRDPAFEITFDTTVVPSSTALVDLGSAVSTVPQDSECLSVDEVPQT
- the leuC gene encoding 3-isopropylmalate dehydratase large subunit, which encodes MSTETQSAPLTLAEKVWQQHLVRRGEDGQPDLLYIDLHLIHEVTSPQAFEGLRLADRPLRRVDLTIGTEDHNTPTEDIFSTIADQTSRKQIEALRSNTEEFGVRLHPLGDDEQGIVHVVGPQLGLTMPGMTVVCGDSHTSTHGAFGSLAMGIGTSEVEHVMATQTLPLAPFKTMSIRIDGHLRPGVSSKDIILAVIAEIGTGGGQGYVLEYRGTAIEELSMEARMTICNMSIEAGARAGMIAPDETTFDYVKGRPHAPEGELWDQAVEHWRSLRTDDDAVFDVEVVIDADTLEPFVTWGTNPGQGVSLSGEVPDPEDFTDDSAKAAAQRALTYMDLTPGTPLKEVPVDVVFLGSCTNSRIEDLRLAAEVVRGRTKAPNVDMMVVPGSQKVRLQAQEEGLDQIFKDFGADWRFAGCSMCLGMNPDQLAPGQRCASTSNRNFEGRQGKGGRTHLVSPVVAAATAVRGTLSAPSDLEPVSV
- a CDS encoding NAD(P)H-dependent glycerol-3-phosphate dehydrogenase, which translates into the protein MTQHSEQLTRDGDAAQDLGAPEPRWSPRRAAVLGAGSWGTTFAKILTDAGLSGEGPAPEVVLWGRDAEAMSRIARTRVNERYVPGTHLPDPLQVTADLAQALEGADLVVLAVPAQALRAQMAAVAQHLEHEAVLVSLAKGLERGTGLRMSEVAAEVLAEQRPEGHPLGGRDREGWSRRLCIVSGPNLAMEIADEQPTASVVAAADPQLAADVARAVAAPYFRPYTNTDAVGTEIAGLTKNVIALSVGICDGRHYGDNSKASVITRGLAESTRLALALGARSETMAGLAGIGDLVATCSSPLSRNRTAGRLLGQGRTLEQIDREMTQTAEGLKSAPAVLQLARAHGVDMPITEAVVAILDGRITVEHLAPLLLGRELKAEATTA